Genomic window (Euleptes europaea isolate rEulEur1 chromosome 8, rEulEur1.hap1, whole genome shotgun sequence):
TCTTGTTCACAAACATACATTGCACTATGATAAAAATACACATTTACAATACATTAATTACATTTTATACAAACATTTTCTGCCATGATCCTTTAGCACAACCACACAGGCAATATTCAACATTATTCTAGTGGTAGCCTTTATCCAATGCAAACCATACACTGCATTCTGGAATAGTATTTTCATATTGTACTCTTGTATAGGCACTAAAGCTTGTGATTCTGAACAAATTAAGAAATAGatttcactgaaatcagtggtaCTGGCTTCCACAAAAAATATGTTCAGGAACTTCATGAAAGGATGAGAGCCTACAATCAGTGCTGTACACATCTCTGACCCCAAAAGTTCATTTGCTTAACAGTGAGCAGAGATTTCAGTATAAAAGTGTAAATGATTTATTAGAGTACACAACGGTATTTGCAAGCAAACATGATCCAAACCGCACACGCAGATTCAGGATACACAAATACTCGGACACGAACCGCAAGCCGCACTTGGTCTCCTCTACAGCACACTATTTCTTCACAGAATGAAGACCTATTTGAAGACACAGGAAACGTTAGTAACCACCGACTCTTGGTTCTGAAAAGAGCATCACATGGGGAAAAAATGGTGGGCATAGTTGTCGCTCCAAAGATGGTTAACAGTTGGTTCAACTATTGCTATAGAAGTCTGACAAATGCTGACTAATAATAATTCCATCCATTCACTATTGTAGTATGAAGCCATGACACACATATATTACTGCACATATGGTCTTCATAGATTCTGTGATCTCACTGCAACGTTTTGTTATATAAAAATGATAGCTATATTGTGTCCACCCAAAATACACAATAATTAACAGCTGTCCAGAGATTAATTTAAATGTAGAATCAGACTTAAAAGTGGTCAGGATTACACAATAAAACTTAATTCTCCGATTAAACACACACTTCCAAATTAAAATCAGAACTAAAATTTAAATCTCTGTGTTACCGAAGGCAGGTAGCAAAGGCTCTCCTTGCATTTCTGTATACAAAATGAATGGGAAATCCTTTGAATGTGTGACCATCAGGTACTGCTCTCCTGATGGCATCTTGAAACTCTTCATTTCCTGAAGAAATGCCTGTGGTACGCTCAAGTTCATAGGCTGCCAAGGCTGGTGACAGGAGATAAGATAGCTGATCGTCCCAAACTGTTGCAAAACCAAGATCCTACATGAGAATTCACACAGATTGTAATTAGGATCAATGCACTTATAATAATGAAAAGGACTGTCAGCATGTTTTGTCAGGAACACTCTGCTTAAGTAGTGAAAGGTAACAATTATTTTGCTACTTAACAAGCAGAGTGACAAACTTTTAAAGTCCTGCTATATTTTTGTGTAGCCTTATAATTACTTCAGTATGTACTGATTATTTCTGTCTTTAATTTCTGACTTTGGCTGGCTGAAGATGGGGGACACCTTTTTTGAACATTACAAATAGAGGCAGTAAAAATTAAAGAATGGAAAACAAAGTGAAAAACGTTTTGCATTATGTACCATCTTTGTTTGTTCATTTCAACCACGAGAAAGCAAcagacaaagaaaagaaaggattCAAAAAGGAAACAAGCTTTTAACTTCTTCTCACAGTCACCCCCTATCCTCCACAAGTTCAGTTTCATCTAGGGACCAGTTCTTTTTCACGTGTTAAGTGTGTGGTGTTCCcttaattgtgattttaaaaaatttatgcTTGAAACATTCATATATTTTGTTTCTGCTTCAGGGTACCCTTTCTGGGAGGGGATATGTGAGAGGGATTGGATACAAATGTGTATTAAAGATAACTCTCCTCCAcctgttctctacctttaaagtgGTAGAACCTCTGAAATCAAAGTAGAGAAGAAAGGGTAACATATTTTAACTGTTTCCTCAAATTACATAagaaaagagaaaatgagaatagaTCATGATTTATAAGttagagaaggaaatggagcaataCAATCCCACAGGGAAAGATGTGAGTGCAAAAACATGTAATTGCATCAGTGTGATCCACAGAGAATTTATAAACAGAGAACACTAACCACAAATTGTGGTCCACGATGTATAGCaactaagccaggggtccccagcctttttgggcctgtgggcacatttggaattctgccacaggaggcagagtggACCAcaaaaatgtcagggagtaaAATTGCACATAACTAATAGTAATTCTTCAGCATTTCATCCAGAAGCTCGCTTAAAcatgatgctttttaaaaattaacatattgACTAAAAGTATTTTCTCGCTTAGATAACCTTCAGTCAAGCAGTGAATACCCTtgtattgtggtggcagctgccgcagaagcaattctaaaaaataaaataaaaaatgcacagccaatcaaatctccaatggcaaaagccctacctggccccacctactttctaaaaacatttggtgggcaccacgAGAGGtcttggcgggcaccatggcacccatgggcaccacactggggactccAGGACTAAGCTTCGGACACTTTAAAATTCAGTATTGCATCCCTGGAGCCTAAGGGGTGCACAAACTCCCTgcctaaaaagtttttttttccatgaAGGGAATTATTTACATGGTTCATGTAATTCCCCATCTGCAATCTCAAACTACAGCTGAGGATGGGCTCTAACACAAGCTTTTCCCCAGTGTTCACAACTGGCTGGTTAAAGCAGGTCTTTCCACAGCTGACGCCAATGGGCTGAGTCAGTTTCAAGATGCGCAAGATTAAGGTTGTTCCCTAATTAAAAGTCATAACCTTCATTTATCACCTTTGTTCAGAGAACATTTACAAATTCTTTTCCTCCTCTGCTATCCCATAATAGCTCACAAAGAAAGCTAATAATTATGGCATCATAGCATTTCTTTGTGGGGGGTCAAAAGATTAATATAATTTTGGTGAAGCAGAATTTACCACTCTGTGTAAAAGTACAGATGTTATGATCAAGAGAAACTGAGAGCACggcatgtttttaaaaaggttttctgGTGTTCATATTCCTATGCCTAAAAATCATGTAGATAATTAATTACATGAGGAGGTCTGAACACATGCTGCCCTTTCCAGTTATTAAACTATTTTCTAATTTGCTACCCTTGGGGACAGGGCAGTAATATTCACCCACAACAATAGTAGCAATTCAAGTAGGTCAACATTTTCTCAGAGGTTTTAGTTCAGTGTGGGAAAAGGCAGCCTTTACATTATGCTTCTGACCATTTCTTTTGAACTCCATCTTTTGGCTGATTTAAATAGCTCACAGAGTGCTTTTCATTCATATGTATTAGCTAGAGCTACATTCAAGGGCAGTTCATCCTGTATAGTACACTCCTGTTCAGAACTGCTGTCTGGTGTTCACGCTTTTATTTAATCTAAACAGCAAAGGCAATCAAATTGCATTCTTAAAAAGAGGGTAGGATATATCTCAGCTGGCTATAGTTTGGGAAACTTTCCTTTCTAGAGTTGCTTTATAGGTGTAATTCACTGGAGTACAAAGATTTCAGCGGAATGTCATCAAgatattttgttatttattatgTAATCTTAATCAAGTGAAATAAagtaaaaatgaacaaaaaccaACAATGGTCACAGCTCCCTGTGTTATGCACGTgctcgggggtgggggatggaatgAACAATGTGTCACAATGTTTACTAATATAGCAAGAGTGACATCAAGATCTATTAATTCAGACTACCTGGAGAATAAACTCTGGTTGTTTTCTGACACTAGCCTAGTTAAGAATTTAAGATTTTTAAAGTGCAAACTTTAATAACAACAAAACCAGCATGCGCTGCTAGGTCATTCTGTTTGACTCTCACTATATACAATGGCTGCGTGCTTCTACTACCTcttttcattatacattaaatCTAAGAAAATATGAATGGGTTTTGAAAGACAGCCTGACATTGACgtattgaaaaaacaacaacacagaaactCAGAAAGAGTTTGTCTCAATGTCATAAGGGGAATTTAAAAATATAGGCTAATATTCAACAAAATATTAACTAAAATTACAATAAATATTTGCAATTTTTGTGTTTATGGCTATATTTTGTGCTTGTAAATCTGAGCCACCTTGAGCATTTTAATGGATAATGAAGTGTCCATATGGGCTTAATAAATGAAGGGGCAATAGAAGGGGCAATAAAAGGCTAAGTTGGAAAGATGTTTCCAGCAGAGAAATCTGGCTAGTTCAATTTGCACTTCATTGAATGTGGACGATGGCCCTGCGCTTCCTTTGAGAAGGTCAggcaatgcacacacacatttttacatctcatatctatatatctaattccttaaatccgcagatagggggTACACATACTCCAAACAATtgcttcttcaaacttggggtactctCCAAATTTACAGAAacatctgaaaactaaaaaactaaaaaaaaaaaaaaaaaaaacaccccaaaaaacaaacaaacaaaaaaaaacacaccagggGTTTTAAATTCCCCCAGCTGGGCTGGGCCAAGCAGCGGCCTCGGCAGCTCCCAGCGGGGGTCTTGGCGCGCCTGCCCAGAGCAGTCTGGGTAAGccacagagagagaaggaaacagagacagagagggaggaaCGCCTCAGCACGCCTGCCCAGAGCAGTCTGGGTGAGCCACAGGGGAGGCGGGGGAGCCTGTGCACACCTGCCTGGACTGCTCTGGGTGAGCCGCCGAGAGCGGGGCTGTGAGGAGGGAAGGCTTGGTGTGCCCACGCAGATGGCTCTGGACAAGCCATTGAGAGTGggactgtgaggggagggggaagcctgcAGAGAAAAGGGATGGGAGTGAGGGGAGGACACAAGGGGGGTCAAAACGGGATGGCTGCTTCTGCAAGTTTCCACAGCTGGGCTGGAAGGTGAGCGGGTGGGGATGGGATTCATCCCCCACAACTTTTGCGGGCCCCCACTTATAATAGCTAAAGCCAAAGACTGATGACACCTTGAATAGCAAAGTATCAAGGATCCTCACCAAATACTGTGAGTTTGAACTTCCTGTAGAGGCTGATGGCAACCTGCCCTTGAAGAAATAATGAAACGTACCTTCCTGTGTTCTGCCACCAATAATCTCAGCTGCAATTCCAGCTCATTGCTTGTTGCTGCAGCATCTATTGCAGAAGCACAGAGAGGAGGAAAAGACGGAAGAGCAGTTGTGGCACCTGGAGAACAGACAGATTTGATTGCTTCTCCACTCATTGGTTTCCATTTGGATTCATCGTGCAGGTCAAAGAAACAGACTTCTACCGCCTCAGATGGCTGACAGTTGGCAAAAAACTTTTGATGATTGAAGACGCATCCTATTGTTCGATAGGGATACAGTGGCTTTGGTTGCTCAACAGCTGGAGGGTCATCAGGCTTAATAGGATTGTGGATGTATCTACAGATTAATAGATAAGATACTATTAGTGCttaacattttaatttaatttaagacCCCATCCCTCTGCAAAGACCTTGATATATATTTTCATTCTACAAAGATATTGGTATGATACACACATAATGCTGCTGACTACTTAACCATGAACACTTGGGAGTTGGACACAGGAACATACCCAGAGCACACTTTTTTGGgcagtctcacacacacacacaccctggagaGTTAACTGAACATGGTTGACAGCATAATTTGAACACATATTCCCTATTGCTTAGTGTACTACCACTGCAGGGCAAAGGTTATAGATGTTGCCTTCTCTCGTGGTCTCTCTGCTCACCTATATCTATGCGATGGACGGCATTTTAACAGAGTACAACACCTGATATAAAGGTGGCTAATAAAAGGTCTTCAGTGAACCACACAATCTGGATTGTGAATTTATCTTCAAATTCTATTTACTCACCTATGTCCTGTCAAACTCTCCCAGAACGTGACTGTTCCATCAATTCCATAAGTCATTACCCATGTGTGAGAAACTCCTTTAGCTTTGGTTCCTACACATACAAAAGCTTCTAGCCCAAATCCCAGTAGAAGACTGCACAGAAGGTTAGCATGATCTTCACAGTCACCCTAATCAAGGATATAGTAAAGATACAACATGAGTTAATACAGACAAAGAGAAATCTTCAATGGAAAAGTTAACAGCCATCCCAGATTTACTgactgaaaaaacaaaacaaactacatggataatttgttttaaattaactTTACTTTGATAACATTTATGTTCATTTAATTGCTAGGCAACACAGAGTTTGGAACaagctgtcaaagagctccccaacctgtctccaccagttggaggctgctttggtttggtcaaaggttttccaaaagacaaaaccttgaactccaggctttcgccccaagtccaaggagtagctgccaccagccctttcaaaaggttgagctccagggggaagataagggcaatcctctcccaactcactccaaaattgagtgtaacgcttaccctgcaaggtagagacctgccagggaaagattacactcccaaaatgtctgaggtttttggtaggtggtttttacactcaaacaaggcacttagaatttaggcttggaatcccaaaatcacagacacaagtcatttaaaggctaacaatttatttataagattcaagctggtttacaggaaagaaaagtcatgaagtgttaagcaagaaaataataaactatttagcataactagctaatacattcaaaaacctttttggttcaaaaggattggcaaaggtttcttgcatcaggtttatagttaccaacttccaaagatgcttccagcattcaagagtttcaaaaggttatccaaaggtttctccaaacaggtcagcttgaccagtttccccgtagggccaaaatcaaatgggttgtgatgcagccagcacagctctcctgctgtaccgcaaagcatgcatagttttctcaagggttggtttgtccttatattcgttttctcagtggcatgagctcatagaggccaattgagaaaacgcaagcacttagctgttaattaatcgcttggtcagaattgctgactcattcagagatgtgttcaggtgaggaagcctgcagaactacctgcacctggacattgtcatgatggctgaccatttaattaccatggcaatgcacggtcttgcattccaaaaaggggaaaggttaactagcaccagctggggcttactccctccacagaagcagttttcaaaaggaaacttatttttctggtctaaaatcccaataacacaaaagtcataggcctcccaggcctgaaccaaaaaatcatgcaatccaagaaattgagagacctcaacttcttgacacaagcaaattaaaaatccaggaggttaacactgcaatcctaaacagaattcctccagtctaagaacccactgatttcagtggtttTAGATTAGAGTAATTATGTTTAGGATTCCCTTCCATCATTTACCTAGAACCAAGTATTTCAAGCCATGATACAAAAGCCTTACACTAGAACACATTACAGCTCTTACCTAGCATTATTACAGAAAGCAGTATGTTGAATTCTACTCAAGCAAGATTTTGGAATAGAAAATTTGCATTTAGAGTTGCCCCTGGGATAGACCTAATACCAGATGAAATAGTTAAGAGCAATCTACAATGGTACAGCACTTTATTAGCATATTTATTCACCAGAATTAATTCAATAGGTAAAATACCAGACCAATGGAAACATACTCCTATAGTCCCTATATTTAAGAAAGGTGAACGAATGGATGTAAGTAATTACCGGCCAGTTAGTCTGTCACCGGGGATTAGTAAACTATATGCATCCTATCTGTATTATAAATTAGTTGACTAGATACAATCAGAATCAGGGCTGGGTATAAAGCAAGTAGGTTTTACACAGGGAGACTCAGCTATTGATCATTGTATTATTTTAAGTCGTTTGACAGAAAAACATGCCCTCTATATTCAGAGAAAGCTACATGCAGCTTTCATGGATCTGAAATTGGCATCCGATATGATTCCTAGGACATGTTTATGGCACAAACTTAGGAAAACCACAATTGATCACAGATCTCTGTGACTGATACAGATTTTTATGATAATCCAACAGCACAGGGTCGATGTGGGCCAGCGGGGCAAATCACAGGAAAATTTATTATGAAGTCTGGAGTTAAGCAGAGGTGTCTGATGGCTCCATtactttttaatctatttttaaatgatttagcACCTGCCCTTAAACAAGACAAATTTCATTTGCCAAAACTTGGGGTCCTAGAAATACCCATTTTATTACATACTGCTGATGCAGAATTAATATCATAATTTCCTTTCAGGGCACAAAGATTAATAGGGTCCTTTTCTAACTACTGTTGGGAACAAAGTTTGACCATTTGCTCTGTAAAGTTGAAGATACTGGTTTTTACAAAAGCGAGAAGAGATCTAAGATATAAATGGATTTTAAAGGGTAATGAACTAGAGCAGGTTAGGTCTTTCAAATATCTGGGGTGATTTTTGACGCACTTTTAACTTGGAAACCTCAACGTAAGCCTGTGATGGCATCAGCGGCCTGCTGAAATGCAGCAATAAAGGTTTTTTCTTCAGGAAAGGTGGACAGTACCTTCCGGCAGCAATTACAGCTTTCAATGCTAAGGTATTGTCTCAAATCCTATGGATCCAGATTGCTACTCCATGTAGGAGTAGCAATCTGGGTCCATAGGATAAATGAGACCTCAAATCAGCTGCCAACACAATTTTTGAATCACATCTGTGGGATACCGAAATAGGTGGTTGATACGGCCCTTAAACTGGCACTTGGCCAGCATTCTGTTTAACCTAGGACTTGGATACTGGCATTAAATCTGAAACCGAATGTTCTCTGAGGATAACAGGTTATTATGTTACATGAAATAAGATAATTTCTACAGTTCATAGAACCAGGCTATAAAAGAAAAACTGAATATCATACATTGCCCAGAGAAAGTCATTTTTTCATTAGATTGGCCCCTAGCCTGTAAGACTATCAAGCAGCTGATTATGAAGACTGATATCCTATTGTCCCTATATACCATCTGCCAGGCTAGGCACATTTGCTCTACTCTCTGTATGGGAATCCACAACTCTTTACAATCTTGAAATACTTGTTTAACCTTGCAATTTCAAGATTCAGGTGAGGAATTATGCTCACAAGATTAAATACGCTACTAATGTACAGTCTCTGATGGCTGTATATTAGGCAAATTGTTTTCAGAGAGATATTGTGGCTGTGGTTGAGGGATCACAGAAACTGAAACATGATCTGTTTGAATGACCATGTTATAAGAGGCTAGAGAAAAATGGATCAAACCACTTATGCCAGTGAAATGAGCTTCCCCTAAATATTTTAgttactaatttttttaaaaaaattgttatctAAATTCCTTGTTCAGCCCATGAGAGTTTGGGCAGCCTGTGAAGAGACATCTTCTCTAATATTATCATTTATAGTATCATGTGGTTTTAAACTATGACATTCCTTGTAACTATATACCTTGTTTCTACACAGAAAAGTCAGAAGAGTACACCACTGTTCTTGTTTACCACCTCCACCAATCACAGGGGCTTTTTCATATCCAAGTACACTAACAAATCTTGCAGCTTGTCTGGGTGTGTCCAATAGTCGACCTGCTCGAAGGGGTCGGACATATGAACATACTGGTCTGTTTACCCCATTTTCATcctgaaaattaataaaaaaaatatgcaattCAGTGACTTTAACTAGAAGACAAAGATTCCCTTCAACTTTCAAAAAAATAACTAGTATCAGAAACAAATTTCTGTACCAAGGGTCTCTAGAATAGTCTTCTTGCTTTCTATGGTGTACAAACAGAGAACATTTAGGCATACAGTACTACAACATTTTTGACAATACTAGGTTTCATGGCCACATAATCATATCCtgtaaatcagggatggggaacgtccggcccgggggccgtatgcggcccccgaggacattttcagtggccctcaggagctccagggcccactGCACTATCATTTTTTTCTTCTCAGCTTTGTATTGGTGCCCCTCCTTTGTTCTTCTTCAGAGAGTAGACAAAATTTATTACATATCCTACTTTGTACTATTTCAAAGTTATTTCTGCTAATAAAAACTTCAGAGCTAAAATTCTTCCTTTTTAGTAAATGCTGATAAGTGATCAGATTAAAAGAGCAGTTGTCACGTCACCCACCCCTAAAAATTATCCTCAGACCACAAAATATTTTCACTAAAAGTGTCCCAAGCTATGTAAACAGGGAAGCTGAATTTCTTTACTCCAGTATGCAAAGTAAATTACATACACGTCTTCCCAGTTTGTGCTCCCAGCGATAACAGTTTTGATTTTTGGTTCAGTTGTTTGTTAGTATTACAGTATAAATTGGGGAAGGACTTTATACTATGAAGATATAGGTAGActgaaaaagggaagggaaaaattgAGAAGGGAAGCTATGCTAAGAATATCATACCTACCAAACACCATACCTACTGAGGTGATCATTATTtctaatttaaatgttttttg
Coding sequences:
- the CEP76 gene encoding centrosomal protein of 76 kDa isoform X1 is translated as MSLPPEKASELKQIIHQQLTKMDVHGRIREVLAETIREELAPQHQQLSEEDLMKALIRRGIIDDVVKELNFMTDMNNREVTSTPKPSTHFVDRQPPVLKKTNIDPTRRYLYLQVLGGKAFLEHLQEPEPLPGQICSTFTLCLHFRNQRFRSKPVPCACEPDFSDGFLLEVYKDSLGEGSKMADATTMLSICDPVHIVLIKTDTSGETTLVASYFLEWRSVLSAENRVTKIAVELLGVGTESKVSVGVLDIKLEMYPKLNKTLSQEIVNTQLALERQKTAEKERLFLVYAKQWWREYLQIRPSHNTRLVKIFAQDENGVNRPVCSYVRPLRAGRLLDTPRQAARFVSVLGYEKAPVIGGGGKQEQWCTLLTFLCRNKGDCEDHANLLCSLLLGFGLEAFVCVGTKAKGVSHTWVMTYGIDGTVTFWESLTGHRYIHNPIKPDDPPAVEQPKPLYPYRTIGCVFNHQKFFANCQPSEAVEVCFFDLHDESKWKPMSGEAIKSVCSPGATTALPSFPPLCASAIDAAATSNELELQLRLLVAEHRKDLGFATVWDDQLSYLLSPALAAYELERTTGISSGNEEFQDAIRRAVPDGHTFKGFPIHFVYRNARRAFATCLRSSFCEEIVCCRGDQVRLAVRVRVFVYPESACAVWIMFACKYRCVL
- the CEP76 gene encoding centrosomal protein of 76 kDa isoform X2 → MDVHGRIREVLAETIREELAPQHQQLSEEDLMKALIRRGIIDDVVKELNFMTDMNNREVTSTPKPSTHFVDRQPPVLKKTNIDPTRRYLYLQVLGGKAFLEHLQEPEPLPGQICSTFTLCLHFRNQRFRSKPVPCACEPDFSDGFLLEVYKDSLGEGSKMADATTMLSICDPVHIVLIKTDTSGETTLVASYFLEWRSVLSAENRVTKIAVELLGVGTESKVSVGVLDIKLEMYPKLNKTLSQEIVNTQLALERQKTAEKERLFLVYAKQWWREYLQIRPSHNTRLVKIFAQDENGVNRPVCSYVRPLRAGRLLDTPRQAARFVSVLGYEKAPVIGGGGKQEQWCTLLTFLCRNKGDCEDHANLLCSLLLGFGLEAFVCVGTKAKGVSHTWVMTYGIDGTVTFWESLTGHRYIHNPIKPDDPPAVEQPKPLYPYRTIGCVFNHQKFFANCQPSEAVEVCFFDLHDESKWKPMSGEAIKSVCSPGATTALPSFPPLCASAIDAAATSNELELQLRLLVAEHRKDLGFATVWDDQLSYLLSPALAAYELERTTGISSGNEEFQDAIRRAVPDGHTFKGFPIHFVYRNARRAFATCLRSSFCEEIVCCRGDQVRLAVRVRVFVYPESACAVWIMFACKYRCVL